Proteins from one candidate division WOR-3 bacterium genomic window:
- a CDS encoding GNAT family N-acetyltransferase, whose protein sequence is MEIGRITISCRNETGCDAFYSLEDYEKLFDTDWLKNGTGLVLECKSTILGYGWISVATWRLQDVISFGLFLSPRARERSFYQPLVERLLSEARHLAVNHKINHIVFFSRATDHIHPPILTEFGFVKHPVSMLGMSHILEVLPRGEYFPDMAVRAVRLPEEIPLLRRISAAAFDDPPNQGEPLNWNEDFLLIEKSEPGFKPEQIMLAEIKEEPIAYLVTFICKNLPYKAYEIVDFGVIPKWRRRGIGSILLGHALKWIKDQGAQKVLASTFSTNPAINVFWHNGFRPDHSRTYIFYTREIGL, encoded by the coding sequence ATGGAGATTGGTCGTATAACGATATCATGCAGAAACGAAACTGGCTGTGACGCATTTTACTCATTAGAAGACTATGAAAAGCTTTTTGATACTGATTGGTTGAAAAACGGTACTGGATTAGTTTTGGAATGCAAATCTACCATATTGGGATACGGCTGGATTTCTGTAGCTACATGGCGTCTTCAGGATGTAATTTCTTTCGGATTGTTTCTTTCTCCGCGGGCACGCGAGCGCAGCTTTTACCAACCACTTGTAGAACGATTGCTTTCGGAAGCCAGACACTTGGCTGTTAACCACAAAATTAATCATATAGTTTTTTTCTCTCGAGCTACTGATCATATTCATCCACCGATATTGACAGAATTTGGATTTGTGAAGCATCCGGTGTCCATGCTGGGGATGTCCCACATCCTTGAAGTACTGCCCCGGGGAGAATATTTTCCTGATATGGCAGTGCGAGCTGTCCGTTTACCGGAAGAGATACCACTTTTACGCCGGATCAGCGCTGCCGCCTTCGACGATCCTCCTAATCAAGGGGAACCTCTGAATTGGAATGAAGATTTTCTGCTGATAGAAAAAAGCGAACCCGGCTTTAAACCCGAACAGATAATGTTAGCAGAGATCAAGGAGGAACCGATAGCCTACCTCGTTACCTTTATCTGCAAGAATTTACCTTATAAGGCATATGAAATTGTAGATTTTGGCGTTATCCCAAAGTGGCGTCGAAGAGGTATCGGAAGTATACTTTTGGGACATGCACTCAAATGGATAAAAGATCAAGGAGCTCAGAAAGTTCTTGCTTCAACATTCAGCACCAATCCGGCAATCAATGTCTTCTGGCATAATGGGTTCCGACCCGACCATTCGCGGACTTACATCTTTTACACCCGCGAAATTGGATTGTGA